A stretch of the Candidatus Finniella inopinata genome encodes the following:
- a CDS encoding type II toxin-antitoxin system Phd/YefM family antitoxin, with product MTPVTITQARADLYKIVDQVCQNHTPTIIKGKRNNAVIVSEEDWKSIQETLYLLSVPGMYESIVEGQNEPLEEMLTESDLGW from the coding sequence ATTACCCCAGTAACCATTACCCAAGCCAGAGCCGATCTTTACAAAATCGTTGACCAGGTTTGTCAAAATCATACGCCGACGATTATTAAAGGCAAAAGAAACAACGCCGTTATTGTCAGCGAAGAGGATTGGAAGTCGATACAAGAAACCCTTTATTTACTTTCGGTTCCGGGAATGTATGAATCGATTGTTGAAGGTCAAAATGAACCTTTGGAAGAAATGCTTACCGAATCTGATTTAGGTTGGTAA
- a CDS encoding Txe/YoeB family addiction module toxin — MTFQLYFAKEAVKDAKKIKQAGLAEKAKNLLDIMRENPYQNNPPYEKLVGRLKGTYSRRINIQHRLVYQVDEEERVIRVLRMWSHYE, encoded by the coding sequence ATGACCTTTCAATTGTATTTCGCAAAGGAAGCTGTCAAGGATGCCAAAAAAATAAAACAGGCAGGGTTAGCTGAAAAAGCAAAAAACCTTTTAGACATTATGAGAGAGAATCCCTATCAGAATAACCCACCTTATGAAAAATTAGTGGGCCGGCTAAAAGGGACCTATTCGCGCAGAATTAATATTCAGCACCGCCTTGTCTATCAGGTTGATGAAGAAGAAAGGGTCATTAGGGTCTTAAGGATGTGGAGTCATTACGAATAA